Part of the Paenibacillus kyungheensis genome, AATAATCCATAACTCAAACGCCAATACTCGGTAAATAACAACGCAATAGGACCGGATAACACCATCCCAAAGCTTGTTCCACTATTGATCCATACATTGCCACGATCCCGATCTGCCACCGATAATTCAGTAGAAGCCGCATGACCTAGAGCAGGAGAGATCCAGCCTGTACTCCATCCAGCAAGAAATAGACTTATTGTTAATATCCATACATTGGGTGCTAATGCTACGCCAGCTATACCGACCGCTACACTTAGACCACTCAAGCGAATAATTTGATAATGTCCCCATTGCTGAATCGACCACGGAGCAGTCAACAGCGCTAGACAATAAGCAATATACATTACTGAACTGATTGAGCCTGCATCAGTTGCAGATAAAGAAAGGGAGTGCGAAATTTCAGGTAAAAACAATCCAAAGCTATATCGACCTAATGTGTAACAAACCGCAATCATCGCTATACCCGGCAAAATGATCTTGTTAGCATTCATCACGTAACACTCCTTTATGTATATAAAATATATAGAACGATCATTATACTTATAATGAAATAAAAAGTGAGTATCTTTATACTCACTGGTGTTTATGACTCGTGTTTATGATCAAATAAGTAGTCAAATAGACAGCATATAATGAGGCAGTGTCTGTTGATCATCATGTATAGGTTCTATTTAAGCTACACGTACAAATAGCTTTTCAGTCATATCAATAAATTGAGCACAGACAGTTGCTGTATCTTCCGTTTCAGCAAGTGCAGTAGAGCCTTCTAATAAAAGGGAAAATTGCAGAATCTGTTGATGTGTTAAAGAAGAATCCAGTTGCTTGATAAAGTTCATCACATTTTCTTTGTGACGGTTAACAGTCTGCACGACCGGATGAGCCGGATCACCTGCAAATTCTTCTTTAGCTCGTAAAAACATACAACCACGAGATTGAATATCCATCAATCGTTGGGCATGTCCTTTAGCTAGATTCAGCAAAATCGCTTCACGATCATCGGTGAGAAAGCGGTGCAGGTACTCCATATATTGTTGTTCACGTCGCTTTAACACTTCTACAATCAATTCATCTTTGGAAGCGAAATGATTGTATAACGTCATAATCGCAATATCTGCTTCTGTAATAATCTGCTTCAGACCAATCGCATGAAATCCATGTTCATAAAAAAGCTTTTCCGCTACCGTTAATAAT contains:
- a CDS encoding TetR/AcrR family transcriptional regulator, with the protein product MSKKRETLLTVAEKLFYEHGFHAIGLKQIITEADIAIMTLYNHFASKDELIVEVLKRREQQYMEYLHRFLTDDREAILLNLAKGHAQRLMDIQSRGCMFLRAKEEFAGDPAHPVVQTVNRHKENVMNFIKQLDSSLTHQQILQFSLLLEGSTALAETEDTATVCAQFIDMTEKLFVRVA